AGAAGGCTACTGGGTCGCCCTGTTTGCCAAAGCAACAGGCTATCTGACACAGCGTTATGCTACCTATGAAAACTGGGAAGCACTTGCCCCCGCCATTGCGGCACGCTGGAAGGAAGGGTATCGTATCGTCAACCTTGAATATGGCGCAAACGGATGGTTCTTCCTCTATGCCAAAGAGAAAAATCCTTCAGAGGAACTCTACATCCGGAGACATGACCATAATGCTTTCAGGAGCTCTGTACGCAAGTATTGGAAAGCGGGCTACAGGATCACAGATCTTGCAGAAGGCAGAAGATAACCTTTGTTCCAATGGGAATAAGCGAAACATGCTACAATATAGTTCATTAAAACTTATACAATAGTATTAATATAATCTAAATAGTTGAGGAGAAACAATGAAAAGAACATTGAAACTGGCCCTGGCAGCAGCACTGCTGCCCATCATGGCTTCGGCAGGCGACTTCTGGGTAGGGGTCTTTGCAAAAGACACAGGCTACACAGACCAATCATACACGACAAGCAAGAGCCTTTCCCGACTGAAGATAAAGATCGACAATGAATGGGCAAAGGGGTATGACCTCATCGATGTTTCCTACGGGCATGATGTCTGGATGGCACTCTATGCCAAAGGAACTGGCTATACACAGCAGGCTTACATGCACAGGCGTGATCTCAAGAAGTTCAATCAGGCAGTAGAAGCATACAAAGAAAAAGGCTTTACCCTCATCAATATCGAATATGGTGCCGGGGAATGGCTGGGCATCTTTGCCAAAGGAAGCAAATGGAAGGATGTGAAATTCATCTATTCACGTTATCTTGAAGACTTTGAGAAGAGTATCATCAAACACTGGCGAGAAGGGTACATGCTTGTCGATATCGAAGCGGCAGAAGGGTACTGGACAGGCATCTTTGCCAAAAACAGCGGCTTTACGGACCAGGCCTACGATCTTGTCGATGAGTGGGAAGATGTGAGTCCGCAGGTCAAAAAGCGCTGGAATGCCGGGTACCGCCTTGTGAACATTGAGTATACCGCCGGTGAGTGGTTCCTGCTGTTTGCCCAGTACCCCAAGCCCAGAGAAGAGATCTTTGCCAACAATGAAGATATAGAAGATTTCAGAGAGACGATCAGAAAGTACTGGAAACAGGGATATTACCTTGTCGATATCGCCGATGGGCGCGACTAAGTATCTCAGGCTGGTTTGTATTTTGTGATTTGGATATAAAAAGTGAGTGGCCGGGAGAGGGACGTTCACACTGAAGCATATTCCCCCGTATACAAGGGCTTATGTCTGCTACAAGTAAAAATCTTACCGCAACCTTTACCGCAATAAACTATTACACTATACTTTTGCCTCTATTAAAATAGAAGTATTACTGGTAGTAACAATACTACATTTCGCCCATTCAGAGCAAGCTGTCTGGTCATTCTGTGGCTCATAGACCATCCAACTACTTTACGGCTGAAAAGATCGAGTATGACCGATAGATAAAGCCAGCCTTCATAGGTACGGATATAGGTGATATCTGTAACCCACAGTTCATTGGGTTTGGTAGCAATAAAACACTGCTTCAAATGATTGGGATGTGTGTGATGCGGTCTACCTGCTTTATGCTTTGGATGTTTCTTCACCATCCCGACACCAAAGAGCTTATGCTCCTTCATCAGTCTTGCCACCCGTTTCTTATTGACTTTGATTCCTGACTCGAGAAGATCCTTATGGATATTCCTGTAACCATAGGTATGGTTACTTTGTTCGTAAGCCTCTTTGATCTTATTCAAAATCTTTTTATTGTCCCAAACACGCTAGTTCAAAACTATGCACTTTCAGTGCAAGGCTTTAGCTTCTACAAATATCCAAGAAGTTAGAATAAAGAATGCGAAGTGGGAATCATACAATCAGTCAATTGCAAGTCCATGTTGTTTGGGTAACGAAGTATCGATATCATGTACTCAAAGGTGATGTACAAAAAAGATGTAGAGATCTCATTGTTCAAGTGTGTGATGCTGAAGATATTCGGATACTAAAAGGAGTGGTAAGTAAAGACCATGTCCATATGCATATCGAATATCCACCAAGCCTGTCAGTGAGTGATATTGTTAAAAAACTCAAAGGACGGACATCGAGAAAACTACAGATGGAGTTCAAAGAGTTGTCCAAACGATATTGGGGAAAACATTTTTGGGCAATAGGGTATGGTGTGTGGAGTACGGGGAATGTGACACAGGATATGGTGGATGAATACCTTGAACACCACAGAAACCCATCAAATAAAGATATGGGGACAATGATTCTGGAATAAGCAAGCAGAGCCATTGCGTGGCGTAGCCCGGACTTTCAGTCCGGAACAGAAACCTCTGGACTTTCAGTCCAGAGTGGTTTAGTCTCTTGAGCTCTTTGAGATTCAGGCTCTTTTACCCAGGCATAGTAGCCACTGGGATGTACTTTTAGGACTTGACACATCCTCCTGATAGGATATTCCAAAGCATGTGTACGAATGAACGCGTACTTCAGCTTTGGTGCTTTGCAAAGTATGCGGCGGCCTTTTTTAGGATGTCTCTTTCTTCTGTAACCCGTTTCAGCTCTTTTTTCAATCGCAGGATCTCCTGGTGATCACTGTCCTCTTTTGCATGAAGGATCGGATCTCTATATTGCTTGACCCATTTCCCAAGAGAGTGGGGATGTACACCTAAACGCTCCGCTGTCTCTTTGATACCGTATCCGTTATCCAGAACCTATCGTGCTGCTTCCTCTTTAAATTCTGTTGTATATCGTGGTGGCATTTCTTTACTCCTTTACTGCCTGTTATTATAGTCTAATCAGCGAGTAAAAAAGTGTCTAGGTTTTTGGGGTCATTCCACATCTCCTCATCCACCCTTCCTCTCATACGCCCATCCACCCATTTCCCCTTAACACTGAATGCTAAACGCTCCATCACACCCACACACTCATACACGAAACTCACACTGATCCCACACCATCACATAGTGATGCCTTCTGAATGGTACATCGATCATACCAGTGAGCAGAAAAGTTGAATGTTAATGCATATTAAGATATAATATATGAGATCATATATGAAGGAGCTGCTCATGCAACAACTTTCTGTTTCAGAGATCCAAAGAAATTTACATAAGCTGGATGGATTGGATATAGTAGAGATCATCGATAAGAAGCGGCATAAGGTCAAAGGCTATTTTTTGGACAGTAAGTATATGTCATTGGTCAAAGAACTCATTAAAAAAGAAGAGTCGGATCGGAACTTGAGTGAAAGTCTCGGTGGTGCTTTGCATCAGTATGCTGACCTGTCGTTCATAGAAGAGGAGAAGGATGCATGGAAGCGGCATATAGAGGAAAAATACGCTAAATGATTGTACTTGATGCCAACTATATCCTGCGTTATTTCCTGCGTGACAATGAGACTATGTTTCTCGAGGCCAAAAAGGTCATAGGAGAGGAAGCATGCTTTTTACTCAATGAAGTACTGGCTGAGGTTGTGTATGTACTGCAAGGAGTGTACAAAGTACCTAAACAGAAGATTGTAGAGTCACTTAGTGCTTTTATATCATTATCTTCTATTTCGATGTATGAGTCTAAAAGTATTATGTTTGAAGCATTGCAGTTGTTTGAGAGCCAAAATTTAGATTTTATAGACTGTTGTCTCTGTGCTTTAAAAGAGAAGTATGAAGTGAAGAGTTTCGATAAAAAGTTAATGAAATGTGTGCATGAATAGAGCAACTATCACCATCACACCCCTCTTAACCCTTAACGCTACCCACTGAACGCTTCATCACAAAGTGATGATCCCACATTCCAAAGGAATTCATATTTTGCTATAATATCTCACAAATGACCAAAGGAGCAGCATGACAAAGTATGAAATTCTACATTTTCTAAAAATGCATAAAAAGACATTTTCAGAAAAATACGGTGTTACCAAAATAGGTCTGTTCGGAAGTTATGCAAGAGATGAAGCAGAGGAGAAGAGCGATATAGATATTTTTGCGGAAATGCCGCCCAAGTTCGATCTTCTCATAAAGTTGGAGGAAGAGC
The Sulfurovum riftiae genome window above contains:
- a CDS encoding DUF7477 domain-containing protein, with translation MKRTLKLALAAALLPIMASAGDFWVGVFAKDTGYTDQSYTTSKSLSRLKIKIDNEWAKGYDLIDVSYGHDVWMALYAKGTGYTQQAYMHRRDLKKFNQAVEAYKEKGFTLINIEYGAGEWLGIFAKGSKWKDVKFIYSRYLEDFEKSIIKHWREGYMLVDIEAAEGYWTGIFAKNSGFTDQAYDLVDEWEDVSPQVKKRWNAGYRLVNIEYTAGEWFLLFAQYPKPREEIFANNEDIEDFRETIRKYWKQGYYLVDIADGRD
- a CDS encoding IS3 family transposase — protein: MNKIKEAYEQSNHTYGYRNIHKDLLESGIKVNKKRVARLMKEHKLFGVGMVKKHPKHKAGRPHHTHPNHLKQCFIATKPNELWVTDITYIRTYEGWLYLSVILDLFSRKVVGWSMSHRMTRQLALNGRNVVLLLPVILLF
- the tnpA gene encoding IS200/IS605 family transposase, which produces MRSGNHTISQLQVHVVWVTKYRYHVLKGDVQKRCRDLIVQVCDAEDIRILKGVVSKDHVHMHIEYPPSLSVSDIVKKLKGRTSRKLQMEFKELSKRYWGKHFWAIGYGVWSTGNVTQDMVDEYLEHHRNPSNKDMGTMILE
- a CDS encoding transposase; this translates as MDNGYGIKETAERLGVHPHSLGKWVKQYRDPILHAKEDSDHQEILRLKKELKRVTEERDILKKAAAYFAKHQS
- a CDS encoding PIN domain-containing protein codes for the protein MIVLDANYILRYFLRDNETMFLEAKKVIGEEACFLLNEVLAEVVYVLQGVYKVPKQKIVESLSAFISLSSISMYESKSIMFEALQLFESQNLDFIDCCLCALKEKYEVKSFDKKLMKCVHE
- a CDS encoding nucleotidyltransferase family protein translates to MTKYEILHFLKMHKKTFSEKYGVTKIGLFGSYARDEAEEKSDIDIFAEMPPKFDLLIKLEEELESQLKHKIDLVRFREKMNPRLKENILREGLYV